In Tenebrio molitor chromosome 1, icTenMoli1.1, whole genome shotgun sequence, the sequence atggatattttgaaacgactttttaaacactagttaacattttgggtcGTTTATGATGGTCTCATTACTATGGGATTATTTACTTACCCtgtaacaaaaactctcgatggtacctgcggattattgaggatgggttactcaccacttttacgacaatctttgttagcgggcaataaaccactgaaggaagcaaaaggtcgttttaaaatatcgatagacgcacttttttttttaaacatgtccataacaaccggggaataataacagggcgtaataagaataagcgggcgtaatgaattcataacgccctcaacaattcataattgtaaagatgacaatttttttttttttttaagaacacgtatagtgaaaaataaaatcttgtgtgcaccacggcgtcaccgaatgattacacccatcgaacgatattcatctctcgggctaaagccctcgagctggattcatcgttctccgggcgtaatcatcgttgtaacgcccttggtacATAatagcaaataaaaaaaacattcacttttggatggccgtgATTGTACGGTAtatttggttgcctaccttGCTTACGCTAAAATAGTTTTATAGAAAACGGTAAAACAGCTGTCAGTGTCACCTGTTTTAGAGTAGATTTGTAGGTTACGTCATCTTTCACTTTAATGcgtttacagttttttttttaaataattatgaaataatggCCGAAGCGGCCTATAAAGATGGGTCCGGTGAACCAGTCACCCAGGAGTCCACTGAGAAAAGTCCGTTAAACATATATCAAATGCATCTCCAactacaacaaaaatatttcaggtGACAATTTGGAATGTGCCGTTTGTTTACAGAATTGTGTGCACCCTGCCAAGTTACCTTGCGGTCACATATTTTGCTTTTTGTGTGTGAAAGGTATTGCAAATCAAAGCAAAAAATGCGCCATGTGTCGACAAGAGATACCTAGAGACTTCATTGAACAACCCAATCTCCTGGAAAGACCTCAGCAAACAGAAACTCACGAAGGATTTGATGGGGGCTATCAGTGGTTTTATGAAGGCAGAAATGGTAATTAATTGGGTTATGTTGTTGTTACcactttacattttacaactttAAGGATGGTGGCGGTACGATCCTCGTACAAATGAAGATATAGAGCAAGCATATAAATTGAACTTATCacaaatagaaattttaatatgtggtgaaatttatgtaattgatgtaacaaatttttatcagTATTGTAAGAAAACACCTTCACGCAAACGCTGTATTAAACgtgataaaattgaaaatttaattgtcaaagGAGAAGCCGGTCTAAGATAATTAGaatacttttttgttttataatccTTAATGAccatttgtttatgttacaTACAATAAAAACTAATTACTTACTGATTTGGCCATGGAGATAACTGTAATTTATATGTACATACACAATAGTTTATTACAACATGAAATAGAATCAGGGTTTCACTGTATTACAGTCTGTCCATAACAATACCATTTTTGTTAAGTTCTTTAATTTACAGGATGGTGGCAGTATGATGAACGCACTAGCAAAGAATTAGAGTCATCATATAAAAGGGGCGAAAGAACCTGTGAATGTCTTATAGCAGGATTTCTGTATATAATAGACTTAGAAGGCATGCTTCAAATGAGAAGAAACGAACCCAGTCGCAAAAGAAGAATAAAAAGAGATTTTGCCACGATACCCAAAAAGGGGATTGCGGGATTAAGAACAGAAGAATTTACAAGTGACAGTTTAACAGAATTAGGAAACACAGAAGGAAGAGTTGACGACAGTGCGGTACCTGTAACCCCTTCAAATACACCTCAAAGTCCAACAAGTGGAAGAGAATCTCCTAGAGAAGAACACGATCTGCAGGTAACAATGGAAAGGATTAGTTCCTTGCAACTTAGTTCAGCTCTTAACGAAACTGATGAATCTGAAGATGTAGATTACGAATAATAGAACTTTACCTGATGTATActgtcaattatttttattatttggcCTTTGTGGTGTCacatttaatgtaatttttcattcTATTTAATAAGTGATAGTTGTAGCAATCATATTGGCCACTGGGAAAATGATCTGAAGAATGGTATGtcaatttgaatgattttattATAGTTTGTATTTTTCCAGAATAAATCGgagtttttaatgttttttagttttatcgGTAAACAAACATCAAAACTTGAAAATACTTCAGTCGTTGTGACATAATCAGTTTAATGTGTGTTATCTAAATGCGATAATAATATCCACAGGTTTTTTACTCCAATTTTTTATCTGATAATGCTTAAGTAAAAGTAAACTTAATATGAACTGATATGAACTAACTACTTGATAGATTAATGTGTACACGATTAATGATGGAAAGAAAGCGTCTTTGCAAATAAGCACGTTTGttatgaattatttttcttataataTAAAGACTGTTGCAAATATTATCGCGTATATATCTACTTTTGGTAAATGTATAATATAAAATGCTGCATATTGCCAAtattattctttaataaaataatattataaaatttaaatttggctGACATTGACCTTGACATTAAAGTTTTATTTGGAACAAACGTTACACAGGCTTAATTATCGTTTCAAAAACTTTTCattaacgttaattatttcGTAGCGCTAGTGTTGCTCTttggaatatttaaaaaattctgtgtggttaaaatgaaatgatttgatttataaaatacgtatttaataaaacatctGATCAAATGTTTACATATATCTTGCAATGTAATACTGGTATGACAAAATATAGCACATAAtaacaaaagataaaattatcaataaatatagtaattaaataacaaaatatgcATGAAAATCGTAACAATGAAagatatttgtcaaagagAAATGTAATAGTTGTGAAGCAAGAAGTCACGATgatgagaaatagtgaaatatattagatttaaaaataattttacaacagGTACCTGCAATAACAACTGTAAATTTGTTCCTGATGATGACTATATGATAGTTACActttaatatttacaaaactgtTAACCATAATTCCAAATGTAGAATTGGTTTTGTTGGACTAGttctatttgtttttaattttcttcgtgttgactgtttgatttactaCTCCATATCCATTGGATGGCTCTATTTACACTCAGTAAAATCCATGGGAAAAAGCCGCCGCCGCTCAACACCTTGCCACACATGAATTTAACATAATCAGTAAAAACTAttaaggaaatattttttgtattatttattgcaTTGATATAttgcgatatattttttttttgtaaaaaaggaTATTAGATTGTCCAAGGCGGATGGCCCCCGTTAATATATAGTACATACATGAAACCATCTTTGCAACGACCTTTGATGGAATAATAATAAGGCAAAAAACTGTGTAGTCTAAATCTGAAAatgttggaaaaatttaaaacaagtgTTGTAAAATCAAACTAAACTGACTTCCTATGTTCATAGAACCTAATGGCAGCTGAATTCGTTGTAAGCACGTGCAAAAAAACAGCTTTAACTTTTTTTCGTTCAGTGGTTGTGAGGTGTGTAATGAGGGAATCTAATAATAGAGAGGCAATTCCATTCCGTCGATACTGTTTGAGCACTCCAAGGGATAAAATGTAAGCAATGTCGGATCGTTCAACAAACTTTTTTGCAAGGATTCCTGTATCCTCTTCATTTAGACTAGAGTATGGTTTAATTTCGGCAACGATCAATCCAATTATGGCTTGGTTGTACACTGCAGCGAGAGAATAGAACCTGCTTGAGTTGCAAAAGATTTTGTCAACTTGACTGTTACAATACTCCTATGATTTATGGTTAACAGATACCTGGTACTCGACGTTATTTCCTCGTACCAATAAAAAGGATATTCGATTGGAAACCAGTCCTGGCACAGGGATCGTACCTCGTCTAAATCATCAGGACATAAGAATCGAAGTTGGACATCTCCCAATGAATATAAAGGTACTTGATCGTCGCTCATACCGTGATCTCCactggagcattttccatttgCTTGGTACCTGGATattacataaaattatttctttttcttcaaactaattgtctaaattggtgataattaaaatcataCAAACCAACTAATTCCAgccattaatttttcttacgAAAACAACCACTGACAAATGTGACCTTTTTCCTTcatttttaaactaaaaaatttttctaaacgaaaatattttgtcattatttaGCTACTTAAAAGCcatttgttttcaattgaacaaatGACTCattcaatttaaaatagaTGGCAGCACGACTACCACcctaaatttgacgtttatcttatTAGATATAATTATCATTGGTACGAAAGATTTTCCAGTTAATAATAAGAAGTCTTTTTATCAATTGACAACTGACAGTAGTGacattacattttaaatgtttttcagATAAATGCAACTTccaaagttattttttttaaatttgtgattactattaataataattgtgtataataatgttaaaaccAAAGTAATACATTGAAAAATTACTTGTTATATGTTGAATTGTTAGTTCTTTacttataacatttttaaccaAAAACACGTGGAAAATGGCAAAAAATATACACGGTTTCACAGGTATTTAtatgtaaacatttaaatgatatttttgaaattatgtttTTAGTTTTACCATTGTACTTTTCGAGTGATAGCTCAAGTGGTCAcgatatatttattaaagaacATTCTGTCCGCATATATGATGAAAAAAAACCACCTGGCAGAACactttttgttataaatttaCCTCCATATGTTAATGAagataatttagaaaaaatattttctattgctggaaaaataaaaacagtagTGCTTCAAGAAAGTCTGACAGAAAACTTAATTGATGACAAGTCAAAATGTGGCTTTAAAGTAGCTTatattgtttttgaaaaacgaGAAGGATTAttaaaatcacttaaattgaaacatttaaatCCATTAACATCaagtaataaaacattaattggAATGAATAAGTGGGTCCATGAATATAATTTATCAATCTTTaatcatcaaaaattaaatgaagaaGTAACTACCTTTATCAAGAAGAAAGACCATGAGGAAGAAAGCAAATCAAATGAAAAACAAGAAGTGGATGATGAAGGATGGACTGTTGTCacaaagaaaggaagaaaacctggcCTGTCTCGAAAAGAAAGTGtaggaaataaaattattcaaaaaaacaaattaaaattgaagaaaaaagaattgaaaaatttctACACCTTCCAGTTAAaggaacaaaaaatgaaaaatattattgccttacgtaaaaattttcaagactccAAAGAGAAGGTTAATTTAATGAAGAAGTTACGAAATTTTAAaccgttttaatttaaatttaaataaagctaTTTACATTCTTTATGTGTATTGATCACAATGCTCATTAACTTATTGAAGGGAAGCTGTTGCAACTGGTTCATTAAATCATctattttaccataaacacAATTTGTTGAAAGAGAAACTTGTATGGCTTGTGCAAATCTATCTAAGGCAAGctgtaaattgttttgttgtttcccAGATCTGTTACTAAATAACAAGATATATCTTAAAGATGTGGCCAAGTGTTGTGCAGAAATTGCTTTAGGTGGACTTGTACGAGGTATTTCAAGAATACTGTTAAGAAGTGCTAAATGCAAATGACAATATAATTCTGAATCTTGATCATAAACAGGTGCTAAAGTACACCACCTTATAAGTCCAGCAATGGCTGTAGTGGCTTCCATTGCTATAGCCCCAGGTGGTAAAGCTGCTTGTTTTTGTTGTGCAGCTGTGCATAAGTATGTATTTTCTGAAATCTGAAACAAACAGTACACTTCTCACGTGAAATAATAATGGACTTGACATACCCAGAACGTTATTGTTTGTAACAAGGTTTCCGAAGGATATGtttgatctttttttttagaattaaaataattttcagcaACAGCTGTTAAAAAGTTGGCAGTAAACTGTGGTGCCACATCTGGtaatattttcattctttcaGCTGCACTAGGCACAAGATGAAAATAATCATGCACAATTGCTTGAGCTAATTTGCAACTGTGGATTGAAGTACATCCTAATTGTTGCATCCAAGTGCTGGTAGATGTTAAAATTGCAGGTGAAGGTATTCCAATAGCCAATGAAACTAATTTACTCAATATTCCAGCTCTTTGTAAAGCCGTAGTTCCACTAAATAAAGATAGAAATACTGTATTTCGAGCAGCTTCATTCGCAAGGCTATTGAAATgttcaaacaaaatttctaaTAACTGAAGTTCCAACAGTGACGATAATGGAGAAGAACGTTTGTTTCCTCGTCGATCCACTtcacaaaatataaattcagACATTAAATCTAAAGCTAAATCCATATTCTTTATGCTGGTAATACGGCCACATATTAGTTCACCTAAGTGTTAATACATTAGCATTTTTATCTCTGAATAAATGCACTATTGCAGTTTTACCTATTTTGTGTAGAGCTTCTTTAGCGCACAGGGGAAATTCGAGTTTTCGTAAAGTTTGTTTTAAGTTTACTTCAGATGCCgccgacatttttcaaaaaatgaataTCTCTACCGATGTTACGCGAGTAGATTACTACATTGGTATACAGAGTAATAACAATATTTACTTATTCAAATTGTAATCAGTACCACTAATTATCGttaataaaatgattaaaatcaaaaatgtaaggttaaaaTAGCATTTTTGCCATCAGTGGCATCTAGTGGTTTTTTTGGCAAATCTATAATCTACACACGTGGTTGGTGGTTAAGATTTGCATAATCAATCATAAGAAAATGCATATATAAGAGTTTGATCTATGAGAAAATGGTTGTAGTAATTGGTCTAGAAGGAAGTGCCAACAAACTGGGCATAGGAATTATTAAAGATGGTGAAGTACTATCAAATTGCAGAAAAACATACATAACACCACCAGGTGAAGGTTTTTTACCAAAGGAAACAGCTGAACATCATAGACAGAATGTATTAAAAGTCCTTAAAGATGCTCTAGAACAGTCAAGTATCAAACCAGCTGAAATTGATGTAGTTTGTTATACTAAAGGACCAGGAATGGGAGCTCCCTTAGCTTGTGTTGCAGTTGTTGCAAGGACACTTGCACAACTTTGGGATAAACCACTGTTAGGAGTCAACCATTGCATTGGACGTATCcttgtaatatttattaaggAAGCAATTGCTTatgaattttccttaattGTAGTTAGATATTGAAATGGGCAGATTGATAACTGGTGCAACAAATCCAACTGTTCTATATGTAAGTGGAGGCAACACACAAGTAATAGCATATTCTAGACAGAAATACAGGATATTTGGTGAAACTATCGATATTGCTGTTGGAAACTGTTTAGATAGATTTGCACGGgttttaaaattgtctaatGATCCTAGTCCAGGTTATAATATTGAACAATTAGCTAAGAAAGGTATGAAGTATGTGGAGCTGCCATATTGTGTAAAAGGGATGGATGTAAGTTTCTCAGGCATTTTAACCTATTTGGAGGAGAGAGCAGATAAATTTCTTAAAGATGGCTATACTCCAGAAGACTTGTGTTTTTCATTGCAAGAGACTATTTTTGCAATGTTAGTAGAAACAACAGAAAGAGCATTAGCACATTGCAATTCACAGGAAGTTCTTATTGTTGGGGGTGTAGGGTGTAATGAAAGATTACAAGAAATGATGGAACAAATGTGTACAGAAAGAGGTGCAAAATTATTTGCAACTGACGAGAGATTCTGTATTGACAATGGGGTGATGATTGCACAAGCAGGAGCAGAAATGTTCAAGTCAGGTACAAAAATGAAGTGGGAAGATTGTTTTATTACTCAAAGGTACAGAACAGACGAGGTACCAGTGACATGGAGAAATGATTGATGTTTTACagtttgatttaatttaataataatttgtaaagaaaatttttaaataaagaattATTGACAGTTCTTTTTGGTTGTATAGAGGATTTTGTTGCTTTTAATTGAAATCTAGTGAGAAAAACAAAGTCCCTAAAATCTAAATGTGTTGGAGCCGCTTGTCTTGTGGAGACGCCATTTTCTAAACTATCAAGAATTATGAGAAATAGATGTTAAATATcaattaaaagtaatttttactgTGAGAAAGGCCGTTTTGTTCTGCTCCAGGAACTGCCGAACTAAAATCAAGGTAAGATACCAAGTCTGTGCAACTAAAGTGCTCATTAAACAGTTCCTTCTACCTAAGAATTGTGTTTGCGTTATAAGTATAAAATACAGTTAAGTCGATAACCGAAAAATCAACGTAAAGATAGTTCAAGTACGCGAAAGACTCACAGTAGTTTGTGTTGTGATTTTGAAGTTAAAGTCAAGTAAGTtagttgtttggaaaaaatgttaaacatGAAGAAGCGAAATATAATCAAAAAGTGTTTTAATGGTAGCAATGGAGTTGGCGGCAGACCGAAGGTAAGATTAAAATAACATCGGTCTCAAAGAGATTAAATCAGAAGTGTTAgctattcaatttttttttaatctatgAAACCCCATTTATATTGCCAAATTGTAATGAAATTTCACTTTTCCTAGTCtcttaaatcattaaaatggACTCGGAAGATTCACGTGATGCATCTTCTGGTAACGAGAGTGAAAGGAAAGGACCACGCAGTCCTACTAGTTCAAGATCAAGAAGTCGAAATTCACAAGCTGGTTCCATAATAAGTAGGTCTGCTTCTCCTCAAAGTGGCCCAGAATCTCCTCGGTCCCCAGATGCCAGATCAGCACTGAGTAGATCATCTTCACCTGAAGACAGTAGATCGGAGACACATTCTAGATCTAGAAGCAGACTGAAGTCGCCAGGAAGTGCCTCATCTCATAGCTCACCAGCTAGTCGCACCCACTCTCCTAATTCACCAGATAATCATCCCAGGTCACCTCCTAATGGTGATGGTCCTCGATCTCCATCTCCTGCAAATTCGTCTCGCTCTAGTTCACCTAATGGCCCAAAAAGTCCCATTTCAAATAACGAAGATAAACATTCAGTAAAATCTGTCAGCAGTCGTAGCTCTAATAAATCTGTTTCACCTGACAGACTTACTAATATTTCTGGAAGGTCTGGTTCTTCTCGTTGTTCAAGAAATGCTAAGAGATCAGATAATGAAGATGGTAATACTTCAGATTCCAGTATGGCCAGTGTAGATTCGTCCAGtcgtaaaaacaaaaacatcacaaaaaatgttgacacgcAACCAGAAGAGATTTCTGATGGTGAGCATGCTTTACatctattattatttagttTATCAATGTATTTTCTTAGGTGACATGGAGTCAGATCATGAAAAAGAACCAGAAGATaccaaagaaaaagaaattacaaTTCCAAGaagagaaattaatattaaccATGAAGATTTATCTGATGTTTCGGATTTAGATGAATCAATTGGTGGTCCTTCTGATGATGACCATGAAGATAAAGATGGCAAAAAACTAAATGGGGATGCCAAAAAGGATGATAATGAGGGAAACATCCCTGAGAAATCTAATCGACCAGAAGATGGAGAGGAACAGCTGGATTTTGAAGCTGAAGATGGGGAATGTGAAAtggaagaaaagaaagaaaaagatgaaaaggACTCTGTTTCTATAGTTGAGGATGGAGAAACTGCTGAACAGAAGGAGAAAGAACGAGATGAATTAGAAGAAGGTGAAGTTACAGATGAAGATGAAGTGAGACCAGAGGAAACTGAACCTAGACCCGTCTGCAGATTCTTTTCACGAGGACAGTGTACTTGGGGAGCGAGTTGTCGATTTTTACACCCAGGCGTTACTGATAAaggtatttttaatttttgagcccAAAAGGGTTAATATTTTGTAGCCGTTCAAAAAATATCTTCAAAATCACTACCTGTTCTTTATTTTAAGGAAATTACACAATGTTTGAGTTAATTCGACCTGTGGTCCCTGGTGAGTACGGCAGAGAAGAAAGAAGTTACACTAGGCCTGAACCGGCGCCCATTGAATCTGCATGGGAGAGAGGACTTCGAACGGCCAAAGAAATGCTTCGAAAGTCTATCAAACGTAAGGAGCAAGATAttgattttgaagaaaaaaaaatgaatctgAGTTTAGCGCAAGAGGAATTTGACAAAGAAAACGGTTATTATGGACGCGTTGCGTCACCAGAGCCGAGGTACAATACATACATTTATTCTTAACAATCATTATAGAAATTGACGTTTTTCTAGGTATGTAAGACACGTACCTGTAGAGTATCCACCAGTAGTTCGACCACCTCCGACAGAAGAGTATTATGGACGAAGGCAAGTTATCTACGAACCGGACTTCGTCCCTCCTCCTGCGCGAGAACGAGTCAGAACATACAGAGAATTGCCATCTCACAGAATGCCCGATTactacaataataaatatgaagACGAACCAGCACCAACAAGCACCAAGGTTTCTtaatcaaaatattaaaatgttacaatagTTGTaagaaaaacataaatttagACTCGAAAACCCAAACGCGAGGTAATCGTTCAAAGAGCAGAGGAACGACCGGTGCGAGGAGATGAATGGTCGGATCCTTGGATGAGATCTAAGTCACCTGCTGGTCGTAAGGGCGCTGGAAGAAAACGATCGTACAGCTCAGGATCCAGTTATTCCTCCAGCaggtaatttaaatttatactgCTTACACAAAAATCTGAACATCAAGAAGTtgatcaattttatttttattgttatgtatatttattatctTTACGATTGGTCAACCCTTACGTGTTCGCATTTTAATGAAAAGCAGTGTATACTgtatatacaaggtgattgACGAATAGTGTctgtataattattttgacacatTTGATAGACactattgtttcatttttctgaaatCGGATTACTATAATcacaaattttcttcaaattgaaaaaaagtgaAGTATTCTATGAAAGAGTAATTTATCTTGCGGCGCTAAATCAGACActattcgtgaatcaccttgtatagaTGACTACTGTTAGTTTTCCTGTTGATTGAACATTATGAAGTTTTGGTGAATTtatagtttgtttttttatcacTATAAAGAATTACAACAACGTCTTTGTACCGTCTATTCTAAATCAATGACCCCCATTTAATGTCGGAAATGACTAAATCGacttgaataaaatgttacacaGTTTATTGACATGTGAAGGACAaacaagttttgttttttgttttaattttatgttggacatgcacaattttatgtttaataaattgaaaaaaaatgggcAACTATTAACGTGTTAATTGTTGGCAGTTCATCTAGAAGTTCATCAGAATCTAGTCGTAGTTCGTTTAGATCAAGATCTAGATCTCACAATAAGAGACCAGCGCGATCGCATCGCAGCAGACATGTGTCGCCTTCTGTTATTGTATCGGAAAGGAAAGCCGCCAACGAAAGAGCTGCTCTAATGAATCCACCTGCACCAAGAAAACGGGCACCATCACCTGGTACACAGTTTTTAGGCATAATTTAGTGACTAGTGTTTAATATGTACGTGTTTTACTAGGAATGATGAGGGTGAGCG encodes:
- the Naa60 gene encoding N-alpha-acetyltransferase 60 isoform X2, with protein sequence MAGISWYQANGKCSSGDHGMSDDQVPLYSLGDVQLRFLCPDDLDEVRSLCQDWFPIEYPFYWYEEITSSTRFYSLAAVYNQAIIGLIVAEIKPYSSLNEEDTGILAKKFVERSDIAYILSLGVLKQYRRNGIASLLLDSLITHLTTTERKKVKAVFLHVLTTNSAAIRFYEHRKFRLHSFLPYYYSIKGRCKDGFMYVLYINGGHPPWTIYDYVKFMCGKVLSGGGFFPWILLSVNRAIQWIWSSKSNSQHEEN
- the LOC138130620 gene encoding E3 ubiquitin-protein ligase rnf146-like; the encoded protein is MAEAAYKDGSGEPVTQESTEKSDNLECAVCLQNCVHPAKLPCGHIFCFLCVKGIANQSKKCAMCRQEIPRDFIEQPNLLERPQQTETHEGFDGGYQWFYEGRNGWWQYDERTSKELESSYKRGERTCECLIAGFLYIIDLEGMLQMRRNEPSRKRRIKRDFATIPKKGIAGLRTEEFTSDSLTELGNTEGRVDDSAVPVTPSNTPQSPTSGRESPREEHDLQVTMERISSLQLSSALNETDESEDVDYE
- the LOC138130614 gene encoding ribosomal RNA-processing protein 7 homolog A codes for the protein MAKNIHGFTVLPLYFSSDSSSGHDIFIKEHSVRIYDEKKPPGRTLFVINLPPYVNEDNLEKIFSIAGKIKTVVLQESLTENLIDDKSKCGFKVAYIVFEKREGLLKSLKLKHLNPLTSSNKTLIGMNKWVHEYNLSIFNHQKLNEEVTTFIKKKDHEEESKSNEKQEVDDEGWTVVTKKGRKPGLSRKESVGNKIIQKNKLKLKKKELKNFYTFQLKEQKMKNIIALRKNFQDSKEKVNLMKKLRNFKPF
- the Naa60 gene encoding N-alpha-acetyltransferase 60 isoform X1, with translation MAGISWYQANGKCSSGDHGMSDDQVPLYSLGDVQLRFLCPDDLDEVRSLCQDWFPIEYPFYWYEEITSSTSRFYSLAAVYNQAIIGLIVAEIKPYSSLNEEDTGILAKKFVERSDIAYILSLGVLKQYRRNGIASLLLDSLITHLTTTERKKVKAVFLHVLTTNSAAIRFYEHRKFRLHSFLPYYYSIKGRCKDGFMYVLYINGGHPPWTIYDYVKFMCGKVLSGGGFFPWILLSVNRAIQWIWSSKSNSQHEEN
- the LOC138130496 gene encoding zinc finger CCCH domain-containing protein 18 isoform X1, which codes for MDSEDSRDASSGNESERKGPRSPTSSRSRSRNSQAGSIISRSASPQSGPESPRSPDARSALSRSSSPEDSRSETHSRSRSRLKSPGSASSHSSPASRTHSPNSPDNHPRSPPNGDGPRSPSPANSSRSSSPNGPKSPISNNEDKHSVKSVSSRSSNKSVSPDRLTNISGRSGSSRCSRNAKRSDNEDGNTSDSSMASVDSSSRKNKNITKNVDTQPEEISDGDMESDHEKEPEDTKEKEITIPRREININHEDLSDVSDLDESIGGPSDDDHEDKDGKKLNGDAKKDDNEGNIPEKSNRPEDGEEQLDFEAEDGECEMEEKKEKDEKDSVSIVEDGETAEQKEKERDELEEGEVTDEDEVRPEETEPRPVCRFFSRGQCTWGASCRFLHPGVTDKGNYTMFELIRPVVPGEYGREERSYTRPEPAPIESAWERGLRTAKEMLRKSIKRKEQDIDFEEKKMNLSLAQEEFDKENGYYGRVASPEPRYVRHVPVEYPPVVRPPPTEEYYGRRQVIYEPDFVPPPARERVRTYRELPSHRMPDYYNNKYEDEPAPTSTKTRKPKREVIVQRAEERPVRGDEWSDPWMRSKSPAGRKGAGRKRSYSSGSSYSSSSSSRSSSESSRSSFRSRSRSHNKRPARSHRSRHVSPSVIVSERKAANERAALMNPPAPRKRAPSPGMMRVSATNPPAPVKEDQFGRTRSKMAIAAALARVKGRRRSSKSSSDSSGSSSSDSDSSGSSSSSSREGSSPRRASGVDISIAKAMDALKGSSSEKRQIKLNLKNPVGTRKPEISDIARKTEALQGKKRTASSPPPIDPKSKKATSRREELLKQLKAVEDAIAKKRSKVN
- the LOC138130496 gene encoding zinc finger CCCH domain-containing protein 18 isoform X2, with the translated sequence MDSEDSRDASSGNESERKGPRSPTSSRSRSRNSQAGSIISRSASPQSGPESPRSPDARSALSRSSSPEDSRSETHSRSRSRLKSPGSASSHSSPASRTHSPNSPDNHPRSPPNGDGPRSPSPANSSRSSSPNGPKSPISNNEDKHSVKSVSSRSSNKSVSPDRLTNISGRSGSSRCSRNAKRSDNEDGNTSDSSMASVDSSSRKNKNITKNVDTQPEEISDGDMESDHEKEPEDTKEKEITIPRREININHEDLSDVSDLDESIGGPSDDDHEDKDGKKLNGDAKKDDNEGNIPEKSNRPEDGEEQLDFEAEDGECEMEEKKEKDEKDSVSIVEDGETAEQKEKERDELEEGEVTDEDEVRPEETEPRPVCRFFSRGQCTWGASCRFLHPGVTDKGNYTMFELIRPVVPGEYGREERSYTRPEPAPIESAWERGLRTAKEMLRKSIKPQEEFDKENGYYGRVASPEPRYVRHVPVEYPPVVRPPPTEEYYGRRQVIYEPDFVPPPARERVRTYRELPSHRMPDYYNNKYEDEPAPTSTKTRKPKREVIVQRAEERPVRGDEWSDPWMRSKSPAGRKGAGRKRSYSSGSSYSSSSSSRSSSESSRSSFRSRSRSHNKRPARSHRSRHVSPSVIVSERKAANERAALMNPPAPRKRAPSPGMMRVSATNPPAPVKEDQFGRTRSKMAIAAALARVKGRRRSSKSSSDSSGSSSSDSDSSGSSSSSSREGSSPRRASGVDISIAKAMDALKGSSSEKRQIKLNLKNPVGTRKPEISDIARKTEALQGKKRTASSPPPIDPKSKKATSRREELLKQLKAVEDAIAKKRSKVN
- the Tcs3 gene encoding tRNA N6-adenosine threonylcarbamoyltransferase, with product MVVVIGLEGSANKLGIGIIKDGEVLSNCRKTYITPPGEGFLPKETAEHHRQNVLKVLKDALEQSSIKPAEIDVVCYTKGPGMGAPLACVAVVARTLAQLWDKPLLGVNHCIGHIEMGRLITGATNPTVLYVSGGNTQVIAYSRQKYRIFGETIDIAVGNCLDRFARVLKLSNDPSPGYNIEQLAKKGMKYVELPYCVKGMDVSFSGILTYLEERADKFLKDGYTPEDLCFSLQETIFAMLVETTERALAHCNSQEVLIVGGVGCNERLQEMMEQMCTERGAKLFATDERFCIDNGVMIAQAGAEMFKSGTKMKWEDCFITQRYRTDEVPVTWRND
- the LOC138130557 gene encoding integrator complex subunit 15, whose protein sequence is MSAASEVNLKQTLRKLEFPLCAKEALHKIGELICGRITSIKNMDLALDLMSEFIFCEVDRRGNKRSSPLSSLLELQLLEILFEHFNSLANEAARNTVFLSLFSGTTALQRAGILSKLVSLAIGIPSPAILTSTSTWMQQLGCTSIHSCKLAQAIVHDYFHLVPSAAERMKILPDVAPQFTANFLTAVAENYFNSKKKDQTYPSETLLQTITFWISENTYLCTAAQQKQAALPPGAIAMEATTAIAGLIRWCTLAPVYDQDSELYCHLHLALLNSILEIPRTSPPKAISAQHLATSLRYILLFSNRSGKQQNNLQLALDRFAQAIQVSLSTNCVYGKIDDLMNQLQQLPFNKLMSIVINTHKECK